The DNA region GATGTCGCGATTAAATTTAGATGCCCGAGCTTTGAAGCTTTATCAAGATGTCGCTCAGATGGAACCGCTGCGACCAGAGCCTTATTCCTGGGGCTTGAAAGCTGCTAAGCGTTTAGAAGACGAAGAAGCGATTCGCTGGGCCTGCATTGGAATTCTCTCGCAGGAATGGCCAAAAGAACAACTCGATATTCGTCAGGAAGCTTTCAATACCGCCAAAGCACAGCTCCAGCAGTTGCTTGCGGACAAGAAGAATGATGTGGCCGAGCAGTTCAACGAGCGTATCCGTGAAGCACTTGTTCGCGATGCGATTGTGAAAGTGACCTGGTCGGGGCAATCTGACCTGGACTTAATCATCGAGGAACCAAGCGGAAGCGTTTGCTCGCAGCACAATCCGCGAACCATCTCGGGTGGTATTTTCCTGGGTGATGCGGTCTCGTCTCTAGGGGATGCTGGTACGGATGGTGCCTACGAGGCCTACGTTGTCCCCAAGGGTTTCAAGGGTGATTACAAGATGCTCGTTCGCAAGATTTGGGGCGATGTGACTGCCGGTAAGATCACCGTTGATGTGTTCACCAACTATGGAACGGAAGACCAACGGCACGAGCGACAGCAGCTGGAATTGGGTAAAGACGGAGCACTCGTGACGTTCACCGTACCGGAAGGCCGGCGAACAGAGAGTCTGTCAGAACAACAAGTTCAGGTTGCTGTGGAAACCCAAGCTGCAATGACTCGCGAGTTGGTTGCTGCAAAGCTGAATAGTGCTTCGGAGGGTTCGACCGCTTCGGAAGAATACGTTTCAGACGTCGACAAAGGATCGAACGATTTCGTTCGCCGGGTCCGAAATTCAGTCGGTTACCGTCCGGTGATCACGACGCTTCCTGAAGGTACGAACTTCTCCGCATTCGCTGTGGTTTCGGCCGACCGTCGCTACGTGCGATTTAACGGCACGCCACTGTTCTCTTCGATCGGTGAAGTTGTCTCGTACACCTTCCAGGGGACCAATACTGGTGCCATGGATACCACCGGTGGGAATACTGGCATCCAATAATCGTGACGGCTGAGCCAGTGGCTCTGTCTTTTGCGGATGTGCTTTTAATTACGAATTAAGCCGGGCAACGCGTCGAGCGAGAGATCGTCGACCTGCCCGGCTTTTATTTTTTCTACAGCGATCGCGCCTAAGACGGCATTATCAGTGCACAAGTGCATGGGAGCGATTAGCAGCTCTCCGCCGGTAGCTGCCACTTCTTCTTCCAAGGCCGCACGGAATCGTCTGTTCGCAGCGACACCACCTCCGACACAAATCCGCTGAATCCCTGTCGTCTTCATGGCCTGCATCGTCTTTCCCACCAGGCAATCGATGACCGCCTGTTCGAAGCTTGCCGCGATATCCGCTTTGCGTTGGTCGTCGATAGTCAACGATTTGAAGTCGACAGCGCCAGGACCGGCAATCTCGTATCGCACCGCCGTTTTCAGTCCGCTAAAACTGAAGTCGAGTCGGGATGAATCTTTCAGAAACGGGCGTGGAAATGCGAAAGCTTTCGGATTTCCGTTCATGGCACACTTCGAGAGCGAGGGGCCACCTGGGTACGGTAGTCCTAGCATCGATGCAACTTTGTCAAACGATTCACCTGCCGCGTCGTCGATTGTTCCTCCGAGAGGCTCGAAGTCGAAAGGGCTTTTGCAGTGGTAAATTGTCGAGTGACCCCCACTGATGATCAGCCCAATGCAGGGGAAAATAGGTCTTTGGAAAGCGACCTGACACGCATAGATATGCCCTTGCAGGTGATTGATGCCGATCAGCGGCTTGTCGAGAAGCCATGCCAGGGTCTTGGCCGCAGTGACGCCGACTAAAAGTGAGCCAGCGAGCCCCGGCATATTCGCGACGGCAACGGCATCGATATCCGCCAATTGGATATTCGCTTTAAGGATTGCCTCGTCGATTACAGGCAAGCATCGTTCCAGGTGAGCCCGGGCGGCAATTTCGGGAACGACTCCGGCAAACCTTTGATGGAGTTCATCCTGTGAAGCTACGACCGAAGAAAGTACCTGTAGATCATCGGTGATAACGGCTGCGGCTGTCTCATCGCAGGTCGATTCAATCGTCAGTATTTTCATCGCTTGAGCGTTGCGGTTCAGGAAGAAGAAATCTCCGCCTTGAGGTGTTCGAGCCCTTTGCTTAACACCGGGTCGGTTTCAGAAAGTACCGATTGTGGGGCCGGCGGGTGTGGAATGATCGTATCCTGATCCCGCATCCGACGGTAGGTATGGTAGGCCACTTTCTGCTCTCGGCTCAACTTTACATCCTGGCCTTCGTCCGGAGAGACTCCCCACTTGTCGCTGTCCGTATCCCCTTCGAATCGGTGGATCTTTTCGCCGCTGGGACGCTGGTAGCCGGCAGTCGTAAGCTTCAAAGCACTTTTACCTTCCTCAAGTTCGACGATGTTCTGAACGCTACCCTTGCCCCAGCTTCGTTCGCCAACGATCGTGGCTCGATCGTGATCTTGCAGGCACGCCGACAAAATTTCACTGGCACTAGCGCTGTAGTGGTCGATTAAAATGACCATCGGAAAGTCTGGCAATGTTCCGTCTTTTTCTGCTGTCCATACTCGTTTGGGGGAATTTCGCCCTTCGGTGCTAACGATCTTGCCTTCTTCGATAAACATGTCGCAGATCTCAACCGCCGAGGTTAAGAGTCCGCCGGGATTGGATCGAAGATCGAGCACAAGCCCCTTCATTCCGTCATCCAAAAGTCGAGTGATTGCCTGATGCAAATCATCGGCAGTATGCCGGCTGAACGCAGAAACCCGAACGTACCCGATCTTATCGGCATGATCGAACATAAAGTCCCAGGTGCCCCCCTCCAGGCGTTCGTCACCAAGCACCGTTTCAATCTGAACCAGTTCGCGGCGAACGGTGACTTTCTCGCTGGTGAAAGTACTAGGGTGATAGACGGTCATCGTGACATCGGTGCCGATCGGTCCTTTGAGCTTTTTGATGGCATCATCGATCGTCAGGCCTTTGGTCTCTTCCCCTTCAATATGCGTGATGCGATCTCCGGCGATAATTCCGGCCTCGTAAGCTGGCGTTCCGAACAATGGGCTCGTGACGACCAATTGCCCGTCTCGTGTAGAAACTTGAATGCCGATACCACCGAACTCGCTCTCTACGCCCGTCTTGAAGCGTTCGAGATCTTCCGGAGCGATATAATTGGAATAGGGGTCCAGTTTGGAGATTACGCCCCGAATGGCGGCTTCCATCAACTCTCGACGGTCCACGTCCTTGACGTAATTCCGGTCGACCTGATCGAGCGTATCCGCGAATAGCTGAATCAGCTCGACATACTCTTCGTCAACATTGGCATAGACGTTGTCAGGATCGGTTGGGTCTTCGCTCTTGGCGACTTCCACTGCGGTTGCAAGATTGGACGTTCCGAAGGCCAGAATCAGAACGAACAGCAAGTGGTTTTTCCACGGCATGGAATGGTATCCTCACCTGAATGATTGAAGGGCTTGCGCGAAAAGGACCGAAAAACATACGATTGCGATCTGGGAGAAATTATAGAACCCAGAGAAACCTGCGGCAATTGAAAGACTGGGCGGTCGGCGATTAGAAGTCGTACCAGATACCGAAGCCAATTTGCTGTTCAAAGTTATCGTAGAACGAGTTCTGGGTACTATCTCCATTGTGATAATGAAGGCCCATTCGCAGAGTTCGTCCAGGAATGTCTCCAACCCAGGCCCACCCGGCTTGCACGACAAAGCTACCACCGAAGTTCACTTCCTGACGCAAGTGGGTTCCTATGGCGACAAAGGGTTCCCCCCACGGACTAGTTCGCTCGTTGGGAGCCCATTCGATACCGAATTGAAATTCCCAAGGATCGGCGACCAAATGGTAAAACGCCCAGCCTGCTTCACCATAGACTCTTAGCCTCGGAGTGAAGTAATACGAATGCCCAAAGATAATTAGGTCGTGGGCATAGTTTAAACGGTCATAGCCAGGGTTCTTTAGCAGAAACTCGTCTCCCAAATGGGAACTCAAGTGGTAATAGCCGAATCTTGAGCGATGGCGTGGATCGGCGGCGTAGCTCCATGTAAGCTGCGTTCCGGCGCGGAAATCGGCTGATCGAACGTCAACATCTTCGGGGATATCAAGACGTACGTGAGACGATCCTTCCACGTCCCACTGAATACCATCCGACAGAAACGAGGAATCACGTCCATATCGCAAAACACCAAAGCGTCCGCCCAGGTTGCCGTCCAGCATCCAATTGTCGTCGGTGATTTTTACCAGCTGAGCAGACAGACGAGATTCTTTTTGCCCGGTTAGATACGACTTGTAGACCATCCCTTTAGGAAGAACGGTCCATTCGTAAGGAGCCTCTTCTTCAACCACAGTGATTGGCCGTTGGTAAACCGAATCGGGATAGGTCGGCTCTACCCAAGGAACTTGGCCGGGACCTGGTTGATTGATCATCGTAAGGCCGCTTTCGACTACGGGTTGTCCAAGCGGATTATCGTAGGCGACTGACCGGATTTGAGGTGTCCGTTCATCTGTGGGAAAATCAAGAATGGGTTCCAGGTAAGGGGATCTTTGTCCTGGGAACATATTCGTTGGGTCAGGCCAACCCAGTCCGGTCTGCGCACTAGCCCACGACGGGAGCGCGAAGCTGCTTAGAATCAAAATGACTGCGAGCCGGACGTTTAATATCATCGCAAGGTGGGGAGTACCTGATAGCATTTTGTTTAATACATCCGTGATAACCATGCTTATCGGCATAATCGGGTACCGAGGATGACAGCGAAGTGTAACGAGGTGCAAGGTGGACCCCAAGATCACTTTTTATCAAAATAGTGCATTGGTAAACTAAATTCAAACACTCGTGTTTTAGACAAGAAACGGCTTTCATGGTTCTCTTAGAATTCAGTATGTCTCCTCTTAATAAAGGAGACTCTGTGAGCGAATACGTCGCTCGAAGTTTAAAAATTATCGCTGCTAGCGGGCTCGATTATCGCTTGCATGCGATGGGCACAATCATCGAGGGAGAGATTGATGAGGTGCTAGCTGTTATGCAGAAATGCTTGGAAGCAATGGCCGAAGACTGCGATCGTGTAACGTGTACGGCTAAGCTGGACTATCGTCGAGGTTACCAAGGTCGGCTCAACTCGAAGGTCCAAAGTGTTTTAGAAAAGGTGGATGTCTCCTTGAAGACGATTCAGCCTCCTAGCACACCGGAATAGGAATCGGCCCAAGTATGGATACGCCTGAAGTAGACGTTGTTGTGGTGGGTGGCGGAATCATCGGTCTGGCGACTGCTTACCAAATCTCGCGCCGTTTTCCTGAGCATCAAGTCATCGTGCTTGAGAAAGAGAAGGTGCTCGCTCTGCA from Bremerella alba includes:
- the tsaD gene encoding tRNA (adenosine(37)-N6)-threonylcarbamoyltransferase complex transferase subunit TsaD is translated as MKILTIESTCDETAAAVITDDLQVLSSVVASQDELHQRFAGVVPEIAARAHLERCLPVIDEAILKANIQLADIDAVAVANMPGLAGSLLVGVTAAKTLAWLLDKPLIGINHLQGHIYACQVAFQRPIFPCIGLIISGGHSTIYHCKSPFDFEPLGGTIDDAAGESFDKVASMLGLPYPGGPSLSKCAMNGNPKAFAFPRPFLKDSSRLDFSFSGLKTAVRYEIAGPGAVDFKSLTIDDQRKADIAASFEQAVIDCLVGKTMQAMKTTGIQRICVGGGVAANRRFRAALEEEVAATGGELLIAPMHLCTDNAVLGAIAVEKIKAGQVDDLSLDALPGLIRN
- a CDS encoding S41 family peptidase, whose amino-acid sequence is MPWKNHLLFVLILAFGTSNLATAVEVAKSEDPTDPDNVYANVDEEYVELIQLFADTLDQVDRNYVKDVDRRELMEAAIRGVISKLDPYSNYIAPEDLERFKTGVESEFGGIGIQVSTRDGQLVVTSPLFGTPAYEAGIIAGDRITHIEGEETKGLTIDDAIKKLKGPIGTDVTMTVYHPSTFTSEKVTVRRELVQIETVLGDERLEGGTWDFMFDHADKIGYVRVSAFSRHTADDLHQAITRLLDDGMKGLVLDLRSNPGGLLTSAVEICDMFIEEGKIVSTEGRNSPKRVWTAEKDGTLPDFPMVILIDHYSASASEILSACLQDHDRATIVGERSWGKGSVQNIVELEEGKSALKLTTAGYQRPSGEKIHRFEGDTDSDKWGVSPDEGQDVKLSREQKVAYHTYRRMRDQDTIIPHPPAPQSVLSETDPVLSKGLEHLKAEISSS
- a CDS encoding DUF1207 domain-containing protein, coding for MINQPGPGQVPWVEPTYPDSVYQRPITVVEEEAPYEWTVLPKGMVYKSYLTGQKESRLSAQLVKITDDNWMLDGNLGGRFGVLRYGRDSSFLSDGIQWDVEGSSHVRLDIPEDVDVRSADFRAGTQLTWSYAADPRHRSRFGYYHLSSHLGDEFLLKNPGYDRLNYAHDLIIFGHSYYFTPRLRVYGEAGWAFYHLVADPWEFQFGIEWAPNERTSPWGEPFVAIGTHLRQEVNFGGSFVVQAGWAWVGDIPGRTLRMGLHYHNGDSTQNSFYDNFEQQIGFGIWYDF
- a CDS encoding MTH1187 family thiamine-binding protein, translated to MVLLEFSMSPLNKGDSVSEYVARSLKIIAASGLDYRLHAMGTIIEGEIDEVLAVMQKCLEAMAEDCDRVTCTAKLDYRRGYQGRLNSKVQSVLEKVDVSLKTIQPPSTPE